In Amphiprion ocellaris isolate individual 3 ecotype Okinawa chromosome 2, ASM2253959v1, whole genome shotgun sequence, the genomic stretch ATTCCGCTCAAGGTGATAAATCCAAATTTTTTAATGAAGTTCAGGAGCCATAGAAATAAAATGGACAACTGTGTTGAACTATACAATCCTAGAGGTGAACATTGAtgacttttcattttctgtttagaAATCCGACCCAGTGGTGTCCTACAGAGAGACCGTCAGTGAGGAATCAAGTGTCATGTGTCTGTCAAAATCGCCCAACAAGCACAACCGTCTGTTCATGAAGGCTCGTCCCTTCCAAGAAGGTCTGGCAGAGGACATCGAGAAGGGTGAGGTTACCGCTCGTCAAGAGATGAAGGCCCGTGCCCGTTACCTTGCTGAAAAGCATGAGTGGGATGTCAGTGAGGCCAGAAAGATCTGGTGCTTCGGACCTGATGGAACTGGCCCCAACTTGCTGGTCGATGTTACCAAGGGAGTGCAGTACCTTAATGAGATCAAGGACAGCGTTGTGGCTGGTTTCCAGTGGGCCGTGAAGGAGGTAAGAGCCTAACGTATGCaattgttttttatatttatcaGTTGATATACCTTGAACTTACAAATTGTCTGAATGTTGTTTAGGGTGTCCTCTGTGAAGAGAACATGCGTGCCATTCGCTTTGACATCCATGACGTGACCCTGCACACAGATGCTATTCACCGTGGTGGCGGTCAGATCATCCCCACAGCCCGCAGAGCCTTGTATGCTTGTGAGCTCACAGCAGAGCCCAGGCTTATGGAGCCCGTCTACCTGGTGGAGATCCAGGCGAGTTGCACAGGAGATATAGCCTGTTGTGTTTCTTGTAGTCAGCTGATATGAATTTAGCCCTATAATTGCTGTATAAAACATGATTTGCAGTGCATAGTAGTTTAGTTTTTATCAATCATTTACTTGGTTTATCACATAGATGACTTGCTTAtaatttcaacagcattagttTCAGTGTGACTCACTATCTCCTATCTACTCTGCAGTGTCCTGAGACAGCAATGGGTGGAATCTACGGTGTGTTGACCAGGAGACGTGGTCATGTGTTTGAAGAGGGCAGAGTAATGGGAACACCCATGTATGTCATCAAGGCCTATCTGCCTGTCATGGAGTCCTTTGGTAAGTCTTCTCTCAAACCAGTGCTGGTTTTGTCACGTGATTATTGATGTATcttcaggctttttttttgcacaagttGTTAACATATTAGTGACAGTTTggagaattatgcaataaattGTCATAGTGGAAGACAAGTTATGTGAAATGGCTGTTAAAGTTTTCTCAGTCAAACTTAGGATGATTAGTAAATATAGAATGTTATCATCCTTGTATTGTTTTAGGGGAGTTACACCACGTGTCCACTAGGTGCgtttttcccgcatgtaaaagcgccacatctgaaaatcgcctGTGTTGTGGCTGGTCACTAGTGGGCCACtgcgtggtcacatgacagtaCTTTCAGCTTGAGAGTCCGGCAGATGTGTTTGACCGATGTGGCTTTGACcagctttctcttttatttcaaaaacacttcagtgaaaaGTGTTTCTCAAAGCATTTGGGaagagaaataagctgtgcagtagctgaatcggtccttgttttagttgtacgacagctagtttagacgtttgacaAAAGTTTTGCAATGCGGCGGATCTCCGGATACTGcattgaatttgcataaagtagaagtggAGTCTACTTCGTGAAAATGAGCGGTGGCCTGTTCCGGGGAGACGCACCGGATGGCAGCTCGAAACACACAGCATGCTCCGGTCCGGTTGTGGTGCATTTCGAGCTGCGATCCAGTGCGTCTCCCTTGAGAGTCTCTCAAGCTTGACTCTCAATCTGAAAGTGCTGTCATTTGACCATGTAGTGGCTGCTAGTGATCGCCCACCATGCTTGCAGTTTTCAGATGTGGCGCGTTTACATGCGGGAAaatgcatctagtggacacgtggCTTTACTTGAAAGAAGTAATTTTATGCACAACAAGTATTAAAGAAACCACTTCTGTAGGGGAGATAGTTTGGACTTTTCCTAACAGAAGGCAGCatactgtgtttttacaaatgaagGAAGTTGGATATaataaacattattaaaataatcttaATTTCACTTTGTAATTAGTGCACCTAGGATATGTCGTCTTCCATGTATCTTCATTTGTCAGAGTAGTATTGTTGATTGTTTAACCTCTTGGCCAGTTATATAACTGACGTGCAGCCTTTATACATTAAAAGCCCCTAGCTGTTGACCAAAGGgaaagacaattttttttctacatttatgaCTGCTTCACTATACTTGTGATCCTCATTCACAGCAGGTATTGACGTGTGCTGCTCTGTCTGTTCACAGGTTTCACAGCCGACCTTCGTTCCAACACTGGTGGCCAGGCCTTCCCACAGTGCGTGTTTGACCATTGGCAGGTCCTCCCTGGAAACCCACTGGAGGCGTCAACCAAGCCCGGTACCGTTGTCATTGAGACACGCAAGCGCAAGGGTCTCAAAGAAGGTGTCCCAGCCTTGGACAACTACCTGGACAAATTGTAAAAGCCTGAACCCTACTTGGCTCGACTCATTCCTCTCTATCCAACAAAAATTAAGTCAGCATTGTGGAACCGGACTGTACAGAACACAGTGAGCACTAAAGATTGCCAAAAGGAACGACAATAATGAAGAAACGGCTGAAAAAATTGTAAAcaattaataaaagaaaataaaaactttatggttcaggctttttttgttttttattttatggagATGATCATGATTGCTATATTACACTAATTCAAAGATTAAAGGAGTTTGattcatgataattttgtgtGAGTGAAGCTTTCATATGAAACGGTATAATCTAACGGGTAGTATTTAGCTTTCATTTCAGGGTTTACGCACTAGCATCATGGTTACTATATATTGAATTCAGGGTCCTGTATCGTGCCTCACGTCTCCAcagcatgtcttttttttcccctctgctcAAGATACTGCAAAGATGTTTCATGTCATGACTGTATAACCCCTGGTTATGGGATTGTTCGAAAAAGGCTGTATTCTTTGAAAAACCAACCAGCTGCTTTCTTTCCTACCCACATTAGGAAGAACATTGCCAGCTGCATCTGTGAATGAAAGCTGACTTATTGGTTGGTTTAATGTTTCATAGCACCTTGATCtgtcgtgtttttgtttttttacttttttttaattgtatggTCAGCACCAAAGACTTCAAACTACACACAAgtataaaaaatgtcaatattagTACCTCATTACATTATTGGATAATTATTTAAGCTTAATAATTTACAGGTACTAGTTTCTAGAAAGAGGATTTGCTGCCCTTGTTGGCTTTGtcattttagaattttaaacTCTTGAAAGATGTTACATTAACCCTTTGGAAACTTGATGgttgaggtttttttcccattgGTTTGGCAAAAGTAAGTGAAGATGTACAAGCATCGTGTTAGCAATAGGTACAATCTAAAGTATGCAGAACATCCTACACACCTAAATCAGAATTACTGATGCTAAATCATAGCGCTAGGTCTAGGATGGTTAGCAGGTCTTCCTCCATGTATAGGTACCTTTACCGTGCTCGCTCTCTTTCACAAATACACCATAAAGATCAATAATTCTATCACTTCAATGTTTGAGAATGAAGAGAACCCTTAATTAAAGGCATCCTACACAAGGTGATGAATTTGATAAAAATGCTCCCCTCTGATGATGGTAAagggatgacactgaattaatCTATTAAAACTTTGCCTCAAAACTCAGTGAATCCTGCTGTTTTATCATTGTGTACATGAGCAGGTGTGTTAGATTCAAATAACGGGAAATTTACTTGCTTCTGACAACTTTTGCTTAAAAGTATCTGTAGTCCTGAATGTTGATGAGAAATCGTTTTACAATCACATGTCTTGCTGGAACTGACGGTCTAAACTCACAAAACAAAATCTCAAAAGCAGAAATCTGATTTTTATCAGGGCCTTTCAAATTGAAGTTCTATTACCTTAAAATTCCCCAAATCTATATCCTATAAAACACATTATTCCAAAACTAAAGGAAGCACATTTCAAAGTCATCattgaaatacattttattttgatataaATATGTGCATGTTTTGTGAAAGTGATAAAGCAACAACACACCACTTACCAAAGCAGTTTGGGATGATTTGAATGATTGGTTGTAAACTAAAATATTTTGCTTCACCATATAATAGTTTTAATTATAATATAAACTCAAACACATGGGACATATGATTACctgaattcattcattttttcattcatcAAACAAGATGTCTTTAGACATCTTCAAACCACTCCTAAGAAAACCATTTACCTTCTTTGCTGCTTTAAacttcattaaaaacacaaaattgcctACAGTTAGACTTTTATGACTAACGAGAGACCTTCAAACTTGTTAAAACATACTTAGTAACTTGTATTTTCACTTCAGTGTGTGGTCATTTAGATGTGTTTGTTGCATGTTCAGTGATTTGATGTAATTCAGTGCGAAACTGTAGGACACTTGGACTTCAGCATCTTTGTGGAGAGAAAATTGttaataaagattaaaaacacccaaaacaaaTTGATAGCGACGTAGTTACATATCGTAATCCCTGGTGGACAGTGGAACACTGTTAAGATAGATACATTCAGGATAGAGCGTGTCAGTGAGAGGGAAACTCAGGACGACAAGCAGCTGCAGGGTGGAAAAGCAGATAGACATTCTCATGAAGAACTTCTCTCGTTTACGTGTATTTATTACCGTCTCCATATACATTTGCAATGATGACTTTGGATAAAAGGTGAGATACACCCTGGACAAGTTGTCAGTCCATGTTAGTGACAGACAAACATGCACACTCTAACAGCAAAATATACTGaactaaaatataaatgcagaatgtaatgctttatttaaataatttaaagccACACCTGGCTATAGTATGAATCAGTTCAATCATCCAGAATTTGTCACAAGTTgcactgttcaaaaattttatATTCACAGTGGGCTAAACCTTCTAAtcataacaataaaacaaaaaaacattgcatCATCCCAATCCTggcttccctccactggctaCCTGTGCATTTTAGGACTGTTTTAAGATTTTGTTGTTCATTGTTAAAGCTTGCTATAGAATAGAAATGCTGACTTCATATAAGCCAGTTTGCAGACTTCGATCCTCAGGTGGGGTCATTCTGAACATTAAAAGCTGCGGAATCCATCTCTTCTTTGAAATCACCTATTGAAACCAAATTTTATTGACTTGCTTTTGTGTGATGTTGtctctttcactttcttttaCTCAGTGCCATagcatttttggtgtttttggtaTTGAAATTCTGTATTATGCATTATCTATCTTTCACTGCGTTTAATCATATTTCTACACCGTCTTCCTTctctggtctgtttttttttctttctatttggCTTGATTGGCTTTCTGTAATATTGTCCTCCTTGGTGTCCTCTTTTTTGGCTTGTCTGTCAAAGCCCTTTGAGTACATATTTCAGTTCAGCTTTATTCATCGCAAATTATTTGTGGTTTTACCAGTCTGTATATTCAATATCAACAGACAACCAGATATAATTAAAATGTCAGAGGAAACGTGTGTTATACATATCCAGCTattttctatacaccgctttTTCCTCTGTATGATCACGGGAGGACTggacagacaaccaagcacacaaTTTAGATTCAACAATTAACCAGACACAGAAAGCCCCccaagcaaaatgacaaaaaattggcCACAATAAGTTCAGATTAATCCACTCCTTGTTTATAGTTACCAAAAACTTGTTTGAGGTTACACAgttagtccaaaatgacccaaaatatgaCCCAAATGGCTCAATGTTTGTCCAAATGTAATGAAATTGttcaaagtaatttaaaaaaaatgatcagcAGACCAGCCACTTCGATATGATTCTCTATTTTGCATTAGTGTTTTAACTGTATTTCTACACCTTTTGCTTCTctggttattattattattattattattattattattattattattattattattattattattattattgttattgttattattattgttgttgttgttgttgttgttgttgttgttgttgttgttgttgttattgagTGCATTGCAGCCTGGTTTATGAGTGGAGGAGGGGATTGAGGAGCCTCTTCAACCAACCAATCAGGAGTCTCCCTCTCGACCAATCAGATGAGAGTTAGACTTCTCTTCCTGTTTGGCCGAAGGATTCATTATCGTGAGAGTAATAAAACGATCATCCAAAAAGTAgaaataatttataataattgTCATTGTCTCAAGTAagtaatcattttttttaaaatctggaaatatatattttgcttGTATTATTTCACACAAGAGGAGTAGACAGTTTGTTTTACGGttttatgtggatttttttccgttgtgtgtgcgcgcgtgtgtgtgaaCGGCGAACAGTTAGCCACAGCGAGCTGCTAGCAGGGAGGTTAGCTTAACAAGCGGCGTCCCTGCCGGTGAATTAATGATGAAATTTACAATTTCTCTCGTTTTATTCTACGCAGACTTCATCCCACGGAAGAAGTCCAACGGATTGAGATTCATTTTCACGCTTTGTCGATCATGGGAGGCATCAAACAAGAGCAGAGTGATGCATCCCAGCAGCCCAAAGCTTCACACACAGCGGATCCCCCACAGGATGAGGTGATGCATCCCACCACCATAGACATGGGCTGTGAAATGCTTCAATTGTACTTCCTTAGAAGGATGTTAAGTTTTACAGCTCAAAAATTGATTAAACAGTAAGCAGAAACACTGATTCTGTTCACCAGTTCACCAAGTTACCATTTTATTTGGTGAATTACAGGGCCTTAAGTAATGTACACCTATATATCTAAATATATAAAAGCCCTTTCTAATAAATATAGTAATGCAGAAATGCCACCAGAAAGATTACAGTTTCAAATACAGAGTAGAAGGGAGTTGAAAACGGTGTGTATCTAAGGTTTCAAGAATTCAAGGATATTaattgtcattgcatttctgcaacaaaactttgttggcacttccaaaaaaaaacaaaaacagcatagTATAACAAACAACGAACAACTGTATAAAACACGTATTAaatatgtgtatatacatacatatctatctatctatctatctatctatctatctatatatatatatatatatatatatatatatatatatatatatatatatcacacaTAATCTCACACATAAACAGTATTTCAGTAGTTTCAGTTCTGTCCATTGTGTGCTGCTAATTTCACAGACAACAGCAACTTATGGtgcaataaaatgtgatttcatttttactcagttCTGTTGTCATATCTTGGTAGTTCACATCGCCTTCTGTAATGCATTCTATTCATTATAATGTTACTGCTGCAAATATACAGCCATGACACAGCCAAATCTCCCCAATAAAAAGACTTggtatgacagaaaaatattttgaatctTGTAAACTGATCAGACGTTTGCAGTCAAATGAAATCCGGTTGTGACAGAGCTCAGGATTCAGCTGTAACAAACGGTTTACATGCAGCTGATAGACCGTGACTCTGTTTTTCACCACTCTGCTGTCTGAGATGAAGGAAAGTACAGTGTGTCATTTAATGTTAGATTGTGAttgatcctgtctccatgtcagaaGTAGATTCTAATTGTAATTACAGAAGCTattgctgtgttgtgttgtatcCTGTAAACGGTCATTTTTAGGTCTCTTATTAACTAAAGGCTTTAAACTGTGTCCTTAACACTTACTGTGACATTTGTGGACAGCCACACAGCCAGTCATCCATGCTGCTTTCACTTTCACTGAGACACCCTAGTAGTTGCATTCACTGAAACTTGGACGTCAGAGCTTTGATGAATGAACTTGACCAATTGGCTGGAAACTTTTTATTTACACAGGTACGGTTGCCTGAGCCTGAAAAACACCCTGTAATGGCAACATTATGATATTAGTTGAGTTAAATGatagaaacaaagcaacaaagacaggcagaataattaaatgaaatagaaaattagtagaaaatacatatttgtaAGTCTTGTGCAATTAAATTCAACAGCAGCATAAGCTACAGACTTCATAATGTGTATTTATTCATCCTTTATTTAGCAGGGAAGGTCCAACTGAGACAACACATTTCATCTTCCAGGGAATCCTGGAAGACAGTATTTCCATTTATCTGTTTCAACAAAACCCAAGCACTGTTATCTTCATTAGAGTAGGATTTATTACAGGCAGCTTTTTGTATATGAAGGTGTGTGTAGTGAAGCTGAAGCTTAGACCATCACTTAgttattcaacaaaaaaaactaaaaaatactgATCACTGACAAATTGTCTGCATTATCTTTTAAGCAAAGATGTGAAAAGTCATGTTTTCatatatgaaaatgtgttgaTTGTCTTAGTCTTCTAAGGTggtaaattgaatatctttgagttttGGAGTGTTAGTTGGACAATGCAAGCAATTTGAAGTCCTCTCCTCAACAAGATAACACAGATAAGCACCAGCGTAGTTTAACTGATTATGAAAATAATCTCCTGCTGCCACCCAACTATGTAGCTGTGTTATGGGAGTTGTCTACTAAACAAAGAGGAGCGGTGCAGATGACTGTTTCTTTCTTagagtgttgttttgtctctctgcagCCTAAGAAGAGAGGCTGGCcaaagggaaagaaaagaaagaaggtgCTACCAAATGGTCCCAAGGCACCTGTAACAGGATATGTCCGCTTCCTGAATGAACGAAGAGAACATATGCGGGCACGATACCCCGACTTACCTTTCCCAGAAATCACTAAGAGACTTGGAGCAGAGTGGACACGATTAGCCCCGAATGACAAACAGGTAGCTATTTTCAGGTTTCCATACATACAGTTAGTTCAGTACATCATGAAACTGTGAGAAATAGGCATTTAATGGTGCTTTAACTTTGGGCCAGTTAGGCTTTTGTCCACAATATCAACATCgatcacatttaaaaattttgaaGAGCATcgtttgtcttcttcttttaaAGATGTTACTGATATTTAAGTATGTGGCTTAATAAGATGAAATAGatttctccacagtgctgtTCTTTTCAGCAAAATGGTTGTGAAATTTTGCCGAAATGTTCTACTGGACCATTTtctaaaacacactttaaataaCTGAGGGTCTCTTTTTAAGCGACACACAATTTCTCCGTCAGTAAAATTTCACAATATTATTTGTGTGCTACCAGCGCTATCTGGACGAAGCAGAACGAGAGAAAATGCAGTACGCCCAGGAACTGAAGGAATATCAGCAGACTGAGGCCTATCAGATCACCAGTGCTAAGATACAAGACAAGAGGATCAAAAAAGGTGACActagtcatgttttttttcggTTGATTACTGCTCATGCATGTGTATTTATATCAGTTGTTGAATCTAAATAAAGCACCACAGTACCAGCCCAAACAGCAACCTATATTTGTGTAGCATTACTCTTTACCATGTGATCTTAATATAAGGTTTatatctttctctctttcagaaGACACTCCATCAGTCATCTTCAGTACTAGCTCAGGGTCATCTTTAACAAAGGTATGTGACATTCCAGTACCTTGTCATTGTGCTTTGTAATTTCCACACAAACTTGGAGCCAACATGTCTattttctgatcatttctgTTTAGGCCTCTGACCTCTCTAGCAGGTTTGACATCCCCATTTTCACAGAGGAGTTCCTCGATCAGAACAAAGGTAACAGAGAAACTGACAACAAGAAACGATCATTCTATCATATcacaagtaaaacaaaaatgcacataGAAAGGTAGTAATATTCAGTATCACCATCTTGCACTcctgttcaacatttttttcactcattttcagCTCGAGAGGCTGAATTGCGGCGGCTTCGTAAGGCCAACATCGAGTTTGAGGAGCAGAATGCAGTGCTGCAGCGGCACATTAAGGACATGTACAATGCTAAAGAGCGCCTGGAGGCTGAACTGGGGCAGGACGAGAAGCGAACCCAAGCTCTTCACCAACACTTGCTGGCTATTAAACACACACTGGTCAATAGTCTCTCATCAGTTCCCCTACCAGGTCAGGATTTCACTGGCTTTACTTAGTCACAGAAGGAAAGAATGGATAGTAATGCTCCCGTATAATAGGAGATAGATTTCCTTTCTATCATTTTCATGTGCAGTTGTGTTTCATGTGTCATTGAAAATATATCACCATCATTAGCCTTTTAATTGGTGTGACTGTTTGACTTTGGAATGTGAGTGTTTATTAATGCAGCCTGGAATCTCATTGGAATTGTCGGTGCTTAAATTCAACAATATTTTCCATAAGAAGATCAAATAACAATACTCAAGGATATGTGTGGGTTTGTTTAATTAGTGTTTATTCTGAACAGGTACAGGTGAGACAGCATCTCTTGGAAACCTGGACTCGTACCTGAGTCGTCTCAGTGGAGTTCTCGAGGGAAACCCCCACAAACACCGCGCTCTGCTCAACCAACTTTGTGAGGTCCTCTCTCATCTGGACAGGTAACTTTTATTTCCCACACTCAGCCTAATAGGATGGAACATGAAAATAGAAGATTGACAACTCTGAGGCAGCGTACTTGCTATCCGTCACCTTGCTTAAATATAGTATCAGATGTGTCCACTGTAATCTTTTCCAGCAGAAGGTTATACCTGTTAAACATGGTTCAAACAATACCctctttttgcagttgtttgctAGAATATTGTCTTTACACTTCAGTGCAGTGGaacaaaattaacaaattaGGCGCAacatagtttttcttttctttactgGTGAATTGTTTTGAGTTAAAATTTATTTGTGCTATCTACTGCAGTGTTTGTGAATCCTACAGTATTATTACAGTAAACCTTCTGTGAACTTGGGCTAGGCAGTGTTTGTGCTATGTTGGCAGCAGGGTCATGGAGCAAACTTAGGTAGGTAGCTTACAAAGACAATATAAGAGTTAATTTTTTACTGCAAGTACACTGATAGTGTGTTTGGTTTTGAGCGATGCCAAAATGCAGGCGTCTACATTTCAATAACTTAATACAGTGTCTGAATGTTGCTCAACCTGTTCACACTACACCTCCTGTGTAGACACAGCTGTTAAGTTCATGCATAAATACGAAGCTGCTGCCAGTACAGCAAGCAAGCTTAATATAATGTATTAGTTTTCGATATTGACGGGTGTTTTATATCAataatttacttttaaaatgtattcactGCTAGCTACCTAGCCCTACCTCGGCCTGTCTCGTGTTTCTGTACATAAATGCTGCCTAGTTTGCTTGTTGTGGCAGTTCTCCATGTCATTCAGCTGCTTCTCCCATGAGTCTCTTGTCCCGCACATGGAGTCATAGCAGAGCTGGAGGGCCACTCCAACTCTCCAagtctgactcaccggatgcactttgctggtatAAGCCTGCCACTGGCCACTCATTTCGGGCCTTTTTGTCCTTTCTtcatgacaggaaacaacaataacaacccCGGGCTAGCAACccaccacactgaaaatttgaaGATGAATTGTGCAGTCAGCCAGTCCTGCTACTTTTTTCTGGTGGACTACCCATTTTAATGACTGTACTTGACTCCCTACATGCAAGTGTTTCACCCAAACAATTCCAGCTCTCATTATTTTGAAGAAATACAGAAGCCTCATTTTTTCTATAGCCCCCCCTTATGGTGATTGtgtttgatttaaagaaatgtgCACAAGTCAGAGCATTTTCCCCCTGTAGCAAGATGTGTgatgcagccagaccattaaGTTCTACAGAATGGCCTTGCAAAACCAGACTACTCAACCACAACCTGCAGCACGTAGCAAGCTTATTCATGTGCTGCTACGCTCACTGAGACACAGAGCAAAACAAGGACACTGTAAAATTTCCTTGTGACGAAATATCCAAATACCTTTGCCAATGCAGTCCAAGGTGGTGGAGTTGGAGTCTAACCACCAATGGCATCAAGGACCACCACAGGGAAACGTAATATGAGGCAGGTCAGGGTTAGCTGGTTAGCAGTAACTTAACTTAAAAATAGAATACTTACATACAGCGCCTTTAAAAGACTTGAAGCAAACTAAGTTGACTGGCTGCTGGCTCCAGTTACGTATCTCCCACACAAACCTGAGAGTTGTGTCAATCTGCTCGTTCAGAAAGCAAATCAGCATAGTTTCCAAAATGTCTAAGCATTCCTTTAAAATGAGCACATTGTTCAACTTAATCAGCCTTATTGCTCATGTATATTTCACAATTCAAGCGCCCCAAGACTACGGCTGAAATCAGTCCTTAACTACCATGTAGCGCTCTGCATTTACCACTTGCCGTTTTATTTGAGTGCCTTTAGACATGATACagtggaacaaaaaaaagtagtGTTCATGGCATGGGCATTACTTTCTGCGTGGCACATTATGTAGATGAAAGcattagagcaggggtgtcaagctcattttagttcaggttccacatacAGCTCAGTTTGAACTCAAGTGTCcctgaccagtaaaatcataacataataacctatgaataaccacaattccaaatttttcctttgttttagtggaaaaaagtacattctgaaatgttcacatttaaggaaccatctttttacaaaatattattagcaaaatgaaatttgttaagaaaaacaaattcaatttcaacaacatgcagcctcagtttatcatttacacattccaACTTCCAGaccacagtgtgtctacaaaggaacagaacatttagtcacagctatctggaactgaacgatacagtattttaattaaaaaagacaacaaaacaagacaaaatattacaaaaatgagacacataataacaaaagcgagaaacaaaatgacaaaaaatgagacaaatgacatgaaacaataaaaaaagagacaaaaaattagacaaaaaagggacaaagttaaaaagcaacaaaaaaatggacacaaacgagacaaaatttaacaaaaacgggaaatgaaatgacaaaaacaatacccaaaacaatgaataaagcaaaacgcaaaattacagaaataagacaaaaaacataagcaAGACAAAACggaacacaaaatggcaaaaacatgagacaaacggtAAAAGTCAGacaggaaaaagacaaaaaaacaaaaacaaaacagaatattacaaaaatgagacacaaaatgacagaagagcaatctagtattttattttatgatcaaaacaacttgtcatggtctgggaagtatttaaaatttatagttttacaaatatacaaattgcagttactgtcttctctgtattttttacactttacaaagtcatcctgagtgctggattggaccctctggtgggctgattttggcccgcaggccgcatgtttgacacccctgcattagAGCTATGAGACTCACTGTCGGTGATAAAATGATGattatttactgcacattaCTACATAAAATATTGAGTGTCCACTATATGAGTGATTTCAGACACAGCACTTTAAATTTATCTTAATATTAATATGACaataatattctttttttctaactgcatgttttcattccGTGTCAGTGAGAAGTTATG encodes the following:
- the hmg20b gene encoding SWI/SNF-related matrix-associated actin-dependent regulator of chromatin subfamily E member 1-related isoform X2, producing the protein MRVRLLFLFGRRIHYRESNKTIIQKVEIIYNNCHCLKLHPTEEVQRIEIHFHALSIMGGIKQEQSDASQQPKASHTADPPQDEPKKRGWPKGKKRKKVLPNGPKAPVTGYVRFLNERREHMRARYPDLPFPEITKRLGAEWTRLAPNDKQRYLDEAEREKMQYAQELKEYQQTEAYQITSAKIQDKRIKKDTPSVIFSTSSGSSLTKASDLSSRFDIPIFTEEFLDQNKAREAELRRLRKANIEFEEQNAVLQRHIKDMYNAKERLEAELGQDEKRTQALHQHLLAIKHTLVNSLSSVPLPGTGETASLGNLDSYLSRLSGVLEGNPHKHRALLNQLCEVLSHLDSEKL
- the hmg20b gene encoding SWI/SNF-related matrix-associated actin-dependent regulator of chromatin subfamily E member 1-related isoform X1: MRVRLLFLFGRRIHYRESNKTIIQKVEIIYNNCHCLKLHPTEEVQRIEIHFHALSIMGGIKQEQSDASQQPKASHTADPPQDEPKKRGWPKGKKRKKVLPNGPKAPVTGYVRFLNERREHMRARYPDLPFPEITKRLGAEWTRLAPNDKQRYLDEAEREKMQYAQELKEYQQTEAYQITSAKIQDKRIKKEDTPSVIFSTSSGSSLTKASDLSSRFDIPIFTEEFLDQNKAREAELRRLRKANIEFEEQNAVLQRHIKDMYNAKERLEAELGQDEKRTQALHQHLLAIKHTLVNSLSSVPLPGTGETASLGNLDSYLSRLSGVLEGNPHKHRALLNQLCEVLSHLDSEKL